The Candidatus Methylomirabilis lanthanidiphila region ACCCCTGGGGCGTCTATCTTTCTGAGCGATACTCGAAACTGTCTGAGAGTTGTCGATGGTGCCCTTGTGGTGGTGAGCAGCGTCTCCGGCGTCAAGGTTCAGACAGAGAAGGTTTGGGCGTATGCTGAAGCAGACGGCTTGGCCAGAGTCATTTATGTCAATAAGATGGATCAGGAGCAGGCCGACTTTTCCCGAGCTCTCGAGGATATTCGTAAGAACCTCTGTGCCACAGCAACACCTATCCAACTCCCAATAGGTGCGCAAGCGTCGTTTGCGGGTGTGATCGATCTACTGCGGATGAAGGCCCTGATCTATCAGGACGAGCGGACGGGGAAATATTCTGAAGGAGAGATTCCGTCGGACCTGAGACCGAAGGTGGAACAGTGTCGAACGGCGTTGGTGGAGGCGGTCGCAGACAGTGATGACAGGCTGTTGGAGAAGTATCTGGAGGTTGGGGTCCTCTCATACGAGGAGTTAAAAGCCGGGCTGCGACGAGCCGTAACCGGCGGCAGGATCGCTCCAGTCCTCTGCGGTTCAGCCCTGAAGAATATCGGCGTTCACTCCCTGCTCGATCTTCTCACGGAACTCGTCCCGTCCCCGGCAGATCGCGACCCCCTCGCGGGGGTCGATCCGAGAAGCGGTGAGCGTCTTATCCGAGAATGTCGAGATGACGCTCCATTGTCGGCACTGGTCTTTAAGACACTCGTCGATCCTTACGCGGGTAAGATTAACCTGTTCCGCGTCTACTCCGGCACGCTTTCCTCCGATTCCGGTATCTACAATGCCACCAAGGGCTCTAAGGAAAGGATCGGCCAAGTCGTGCTGCTTCGTGGTAAAAATCAGGTTCCGGTTCCGGCAATTGGCGCCGGGGATCTGGGGGCGGTGATGAAGCTGAAAGAGACTGGGACAGGGGATACCCTCTGCGATGAGCGGAACCCGATCGTTCTGGAAACGGTTGGGATCCCGAGCCCCATCATCGAGTATGCCATTATGCCCAAGACACGAGGGGATGAGGACAAGATGAGCGTGGGCCTGCATCGGCTTCGAGAAGAGGATCCATCCCTTCAGATTCGACGCGATCCACAGACGAAGGAAATCATATTGGCTGGGATGGGTAAGGCCCACTTAGAGATTGCGGTCGATCGGCTCAAGCGGAAGTTCGGACTCGAAATCCAGATGAAGACACCGCGCGTCCCGTATAAAGAAACCATTCATGGTCGGACTGAGGTTCAAGGGAGACACAAAAAACAGACCGGGGGTCATGGACAGTACGGCGATTGCTGGATCAGGCTTGAACCGCTCCCACGGGGCGCCGGCTACGAATTTGTGAACCAGATAGTAGGGGGAGCGATCCCCAAGCAGTATATCCCGGCGGTTGAGAAGGGGGTCGTAGAGGCGATGGAAGAGGGGAGCTTGGCCGGGTATCCTGTCGTGGATGTGAGGGTTACCCTCTATGACGGTTCGTACCACTCCGTAGACTCCTCGGAAATGGCCTTCAAGATTGCCGGATCATTGGCGTTTAAAAAGGGGATCCTTCAGGCGAACCCCACCCTTCTGGAGCCGATCATGACGGTTGAGGTGATGGTCCCTGATGAGTGTATGGGGGATGTGATCGGCGATCTGAACAGCAAACGGGGGCGCGTAATGGGCGTAGAGGCTAAAGGAAAAGCGCAGATCATCAAGGCTCAGGTTCCTCTGGCCGAAGTATTGGAATATGCCACGCAGCTCAAGGCCATTACCGGCGACCGCGGTGATTACACCGTGGAGTTCTCTCACTACGACGAGGTTCCTCCGCATCTCAAAGAGCGGGTCATCGCCGAGTTGAAGAAGGCGAAAGGCGAGTAGACCGCCGGGATCCTCCCCCGCTTCTCGACCCTCCGCTTGATTTACCCTGTACAACCTCATAGAAGCGTGCTATTTTAAAAATGGTGGGCCAATAACGCCCGCTCTTTGTTTTATAGGGGGTGGTATGATATGGCTGGGGAGGTCGTAGAGCGAGTTAAGTCGATCGCCATCCCGCTCTTCGTGGAATTGGGGCTGGAGTTAGTGGACGTTGAGTTCCGCCGGGAAGCGGGAGGATGGATTCTCCGTCTGTATCTCGATAAGTGTGGTGGGGTGACCCTTGGGGATTGCCAACGAGTCAGCGAAGAGTTGAGCGATCTGTTGGATGTAGAGAACGTCATCGATCATCCCTATACGCTTGAGGTGTCATCTCCTGGTTTGAACCGGCCGCTGAGCCGGGAGTCGGATTTTCTTCGTTTCACAGGTCAACGAGCGAGAATCAGCACCTCTCAGGTCATCGAGGGGCGACGGCGGTTCCT contains the following coding sequences:
- the fusA_1 gene encoding elongation factor G; the protein is MSGEEISKIRNIAIVAHGGAGKTTLTEAMLFDAGATPRLGRVEDGTTVTDFDEDEMKRRMSVSSALAFCEWKGYKLNLIDTPGASIFLSDTRNCLRVVDGALVVVSSVSGVKVQTEKVWAYAEADGLARVIYVNKMDQEQADFSRALEDIRKNLCATATPIQLPIGAQASFAGVIDLLRMKALIYQDERTGKYSEGEIPSDLRPKVEQCRTALVEAVADSDDRLLEKYLEVGVLSYEELKAGLRRAVTGGRIAPVLCGSALKNIGVHSLLDLLTELVPSPADRDPLAGVDPRSGERLIRECRDDAPLSALVFKTLVDPYAGKINLFRVYSGTLSSDSGIYNATKGSKERIGQVVLLRGKNQVPVPAIGAGDLGAVMKLKETGTGDTLCDERNPIVLETVGIPSPIIEYAIMPKTRGDEDKMSVGLHRLREEDPSLQIRRDPQTKEIILAGMGKAHLEIAVDRLKRKFGLEIQMKTPRVPYKETIHGRTEVQGRHKKQTGGHGQYGDCWIRLEPLPRGAGYEFVNQIVGGAIPKQYIPAVEKGVVEAMEEGSLAGYPVVDVRVTLYDGSYHSVDSSEMAFKIAGSLAFKKGILQANPTLLEPIMTVEVMVPDECMGDVIGDLNSKRGRVMGVEAKGKAQIIKAQVPLAEVLEYATQLKAITGDRGDYTVEFSHYDEVPPHLKERVIAELKKAKGE
- a CDS encoding ribosome maturation factor RimP; this translates as MAGEVVERVKSIAIPLFVELGLELVDVEFRREAGGWILRLYLDKCGGVTLGDCQRVSEELSDLLDVENVIDHPYTLEVSSPGLNRPLSRESDFLRFTGQRARISTSQVIEGRRRFLGVLRGYEDGRVSLEREDGTVVCIPYALIAKARLDPTLKKE